The region AATCATAAGGTAGTTGCGCACATGCTCCAGCTCATCCCTGACAGCTATAATGCTTTTTCCCCTGCTGAGGCTGATTCGGAAAAACCTGGCCAGGGCCGTCACGACCCGCACCGCGTCGGTCAGGTTCTCATTTTCAATCATCCACACAATAATATCCAGGGTGTTATATAGGAAATGGGGGTTAATCTGCGCCTGGAGGGTGTCGAACTCGCTCTTTCGCTTGGATTCATGCTCCGCCACAATATCGTCCATAAGCCGCCCTATCTGCCGGGCCATGTTTTGTATGGAATTGCCCAGATGCTGTATCTCGTAGGAACCTCCGCTCCTGACCTCTGTCTCCAGATTGCCTGCCTCAATTTCATTGACGGATTTCTCCAGCTCCTTGATGGGGTCCGTTATCCTGGAGGAGATATAGGAATTGATGATGGTCATGATAAAAAGGACAAAGGCAATCATGAAAATTACCAGAAGCTTTGTCTTGATATTGTTGAGGGACACGCCGTCAAGAGGCGTCACCCCCACCACCTTCCAGCCTGTGTATCCCACGGTCTTAACCGTGACGGTCCGTTCCTCCCCGTCCACGGTCTGACGGTAATTGCCGTCCCTGAGTCCGGATACCTCCAGGTTGTTCTCCCGGACGATTCCCGAGTCAATAAGCTGGGCCTGGGGGTGGTATATGATTTCCCCGCTGCTGCTGATTAAGTAGACATAGCCTCCGTTTCCCAGATTTACCCCGTCAAAGAGCTGCTCCAGACTGCTGTAGCGTATGTCAATCAGCAGGACTCCCTGGTCCGTGGAAGGTCCCTGGGTGATTTCCACTGCCCTTGACAGGGAAATGACCCACCGGTATTGGTTCTCGCTGCCGTCAAAGATGTACTGGACATGGGGCGTGGAGAAATGCATATTCTCCGTTTTCTCCAGGGTGGAGGTAAACCAGTTTTCCCCGGTGACATCCACATTAGTCTTAAGGCGGGCAGCAGGCACGGCTTCCAGCAGCTTTCCTTCCTTGGACAAAAGGGCAATATTCTCCACATTGTCCTTGTTGTTGTCATAGAGAAGGGTCATCTCGCTTCCGATGGATCCGCTGGCCAGGTCCGCGTTCTTGACCACCCCGTAGTACAGGGAATCAGACAGCTTCATTACGGTCCGCAGGTAATCCTCCATGGACCGGGTGATCTGATTAATCAGTATCTGGTTCTCCTCCCGGATGGTGGCGGACATCTGGCCCGACAGCCTGGAATACAGGGAAATGCCTATGAATATACTGGCGGCCAGGGCCGTCAGCGTAAAGTAGATGAATATGATATACCGTATACTGGCCTTCTGCAGCTTAACCCTCTGCTTTTCAAACAACATGTCCCCTGCTCCTTTACGCTGCCTGCCCCTTCCCGCCATAAGCGGCACCGCAGGCCTGTTGTATCTATTTTGCCCCTCTGAACTTGGTGGGCGAGACCCCGAAACGCTTCTTAAACACATAGCTGAAATAATTCTGCTCCTGGTATCCCACCTTGGCCGCTATGACATAGGTCTTGTCATCGGTCTTGTTGAGAAGCTCCACTGCCTTGTCCAGGCGGACCTGGGTCAGGTAGGCGGTATATGCCTGCCCTGTCTCCTTCTTGAACATGGTGGAGAAATAGGCCGGGCTCATGTGCAGCTGGCGGCATATCTTCTCCACGGATAAATCCGGGTCCTGGTAATTGTCAATAATATATTCCCTGGCCTTCTGGATGACCTGCTTCATGGTATTATCCCGCTCCCGGTTCATGGCCTGGTTCATCCTGAGGGCGGCCGAGAGAAGCCAGTGGGCAAAGTCCTCCTTTTTCATCATCCTGGGTATGACGGCAAAGGTATCCCCCTGCTCCTCCCCCTCCTCCGTCAGCTGTTCCAGGTCCAGGTCATACTGCTGAATCAGCTGGACAATGGAGCTGGACACGCTGAGCATATATGCCTGGCACTGCCTGAAATGCACCTTTGCATCGCTCATTTTATCCATGACCGCCTGTACTGCTTCCTCTATCTTCTCCCTGGGGCCGAACTTGATGGCCGCAATGAGTTCCGCTTCGTCCTTGCTGTCAAAACTCAGCTTTCCCCCGCTTACAGGCTCCACGTCATTGATGTAGATGGTGCTTCCCGCTCCCACGATGGCCTTATAGCCAAGGGCGTCCACGGCCGCCTTATAGGAGCCGCTGATCTCCCCCAGGTCCTGGCAGCTGTGGCCGATGCCAATGGTGATGGGCACCTCCAGAATCTTCTTTGTCTCCTTGCAGATATCCCCCAGAACGTCAATCAGTCCTGTCTGGCTGTTATCCTCATCAATGGCAGCAATAAGGGCCAGCTCAGACCAGGAGGTCCTGGAGGAAGTGAATACGGAAGAACGGCAATAGTTCCCCAGCTTCTCCTCCACTATCTGCATGACGGAAATGGGAATCAGGTCCCTCTCCTTGTGGAGAGGCAGCATATTCCCCTCCCGGATCTCCTCCGGCTCTATGTCAATGGCCGCGGCCACCCACTTCTTGGCTCCTGCCAGCGGGATATCATACTCAGCCAGCTTTTCCTTAAGTACATTTCCGGGCACAGTGCTTCCCACCAGCTCGTTTAAAAACTGGTCCCTGAGAATGGGAAGGCTGCGAATATAATTTTCACGCAGCAGGCTCACATTCCTTTTCTGCTCGATCTCATCGTCCAGGTTGGATTTGATGCGCTTTAAGATGGCAGTCAGCTCCTCCACATTCACAGGCTTCAGGATGTACTCCGTCACATTCAGCTTTATGGCCTGCTTGGCATACTCAAAATCATCGTAGCCTGAAAAAATCACGATTTTAACCGAGGGATATTTCTGCCTCACCCGTTCAGCCAGGGAAAGGCCGTCCATAAAGGGCATCCTGATGTCCGTCAGTATCAGGTCCGGCTCCAGGGCCTCCACTTTCTCCAGGGCCTCCTCCCCGTTTTCCGCATCCCCAACCACGCAGAAACCGGCTCCCCTCCAGTCAATTTTCCTGATGATACTCTGCCTGACCTCTTCCTCGTCGTCCACCAGTATGATACGGTATAAATCCATACGTTTATCCCTTCCTTCTTACAATATATGCCCGGGATTCCACCCGTCCGTTCCGCCCAGAACCTGTTCCATGGTGTAGTCCTGTATCTGATCACGGGTAAGCATGGAAACCCAGTCCGGCCTTGATGTCCCCCGGTCCCTTTTACCCTGTTCCGATGCCTCCCGGCCCGCCGCCCCCGGTCCATAGTTTCCGTATTCCCCGTAAAACAATGTGGACCGCGCGTCCTTTTTATCCCAGTCATGCCATCCCTCACGGCATATGTGGGGCCCCAGATAGCAGTCAATGAGTACCGTCCTGGCGTAATCCCTCCAGGGCCTGCCCAGGTAGACGCTTTCACGGGAGCTGTTTCCTGTAAACCGGCAGTTTCGGAACACATACCCGTATTTCTGGCCCCTGGGGGTGGACGCGGCGGTCACATACCCCTTTCTCTCTGTATCCCGGCCGGCAGAGTACAGCTCACACCTGTCAAAATAGGCTGTGGCGCTTCCAAATATAAAGTCTATATCCCCGCGTATAAAGCAGTCCCGGTAGCAGTGGCGCCCGTTTATCCTGGGTGAAAACTGTTTTGGTCCGATGAATCCGTTCTTTTCTATCTCTTTCGGGGGAAGAGGGCCCGTGAAAAGTGTGTCCTGGCCTCCCAGCAGCCTGCATCCCTTAAACAGTATCCGGTCTCCGTCCGCATACAGGGCCAGCGCCTGTCCCGCCGCTTCGCCCGGACCGGCGCTGTTTTCAATGGTCAGGTTCCTTGCGGTAAAATCGTGGGTGTCCACCAGCACACTGTAGGTGCGGAAGGTTCCCCGCTTGCTGCCGTCCTCCATGGTCATCCCGGCAGACAGTCCGCAGGTAATGACGGTGCCGCCGGCTGTCTGGCCCTCCAATGTGATTCCCGGCCTTTTAATTTCCAGCCGTTCTCTGTACACGCCCTTTTTTATATAAATACGGGCCGGCGGTCCCTCCTTGTCTCCCAAGGCCGCCAGGGCCGCGCCTACCGTATCATAGTCACCGCTGCCATCCTGCGCCACTGTCAGGCGGATGGCCCGTATCTCCTGTTCATTCTGTCCATCTGATTCTGTCATTTACAAGCCTCCTCTCCGAAGTACATCTGAAAGCTCCTGAAGATTTATCACAAGTATACCTCAAATGCATGGAATTGTCATCCCGGTGCGCAAGTGAATATTCACCGGAAAACTCTTCCTGGCATGCTTATAGTTTTTCATAAGTATAAATAATATATCAATAATATTGTCCTGTACCACTAATATATGTTATGATAAGTCCGTAACCGGCAGACAGAGCCGTAATCAATCGTGAAGACGTAAAGCAAACACATAGATAAAAGAGGTATGACATATGGGCGGAATATTTGGTGTTGCATCAAAAAACAGCTGTACCCTGGACTTGTTTTTCGGAGTGGATTATCACTCCCATCTGGGGACAAAAAGAGGCGGAATGGCCGTATACGGCAGCCAGGGCTTTACAAGATCCATCCACAATATTGAAAACACTCCCTTCCGTACGAAGTTTGACGGGGATTTGGACGAGCTTGAGGGAACATTGGGAATCGGATGTATTTCCGACACCGAACCCCAGCCCCTTCTGATACAGTCCCACCTGGGCAGCTTTGCCATAACCACAGTGGGAAAAATCAACAACGAGGCGGAGCTGGTGGCATCAGCCTACGAAAACGGCCACATTCATTTTATGGAAATGAGTCACGGTCGCATCAACGCAACAGAGCTGGTGGCTGCCCTTATCAACCAGAAATCCACCTTGGTGGAGGGGCTTCTTTATGCCCAGGAAAAAATAGAGGGCTCCATGTCCATCCTGTTACTGACCCCGGAAGGAATCTATGCGTCCAGGGATAAATTCGGAAGGACCCCCATTGTCATCGGGCGCAAGGAGGACGCCTACTGCGCCTCCTTTGAAAGCTTTGCTTACATCAATCTGGGATATACGGACTACAAAGAACTGGGGCCCGGCGAGATCGTATATATGACGCCTGAGAGCGCGGAGACGGTCAGCCCTCCCAGGGAAGAAATGAAGATATGCTCCTTCCTGTGGGTATACTACGGCTATCCCACATCCAGCTACGAGGGCATTAATGTGGAGAGCATGCGCTACGAGTGCGGAAAGCTGCTGGCAAAGAGGGATGACGCGCAGCCCGAAGTGGTTGCGGGCGTTCCTGACTCAGGCATCGCCCACGCCATCGGGTATGCCAATGAATCCGGCATTCCATTTGCCCGTCCCTTCATCAAATACACCCCCACCTGGCCGCGCTCCTTCATGCCCCAGAACCAGGGACAGAGAAACCTGATCGCCCGCATGAAGCTGATTCCTGTGGACGCTCTGATCCGCGGAAAGAAGCTGCTGCTCATCGACGACTCCATCGTGCGGGGCACCCAGCTGGGTGAGACAACGGAATTCCTGTACCAGAGCGGTGCAAAGGAAGTCCACATACGTCCGGCCTGCCCTCCCCTTATGTTCGGATGCCCCTATCTTAACTTCTCCCGTTCCACCTCAGAGCTGGACCTGATTACCAGACGCATCATACGGGACAGGGAGGGCGACGATGTGTCCCGGGATGTGCTGAACACCTACACGGACCCGGACAGCGCCAATTACAAAGAGATGATTGAGGAAATCCGCAAGCGCCTGGGATTCACCACCCTGCGTTACCACAGGCTGGATGACCTGGTGAAATCCATCGGTATCTCCCCCTGCAAGCTCTGCACCTACTGCTGGAGCGGCCGGAAATAGAAAGACTTTACACGGGAATCTGGTATAACAGAGCGTTACAGATGGCGGCGGCAACATTGCTGCCGCCTTTTCTTCCCCCTGCCACAATATACGGCGTATCCTCCAGGGTCAGAATCAGTTCCTTTGACTGGACCACATTCACGAATCCCACCGGAACGCCGATGACAAGGGCGGGGGCGGCCAGACCTTCCTCTATGAGCTCATAAATGCGGACCAGGGCCGTGGGCGCATTGCCCACGGCAAAAATCAGCGGACGCTCCTGCAAACCATAGAGCCTGGCCGCCTTTTCCATGCTGGCCACAGCCCTGGTGGTGCCCTGTTCCTTTGCCTGTAACGCCACATCCTCATCTGCCATGAAACAGAAGGCTTCCCCGCCCAGGGCGGACAGCCTTTTTTTATTGATCCCGGACAGCCCCATATTGGTATCCGTGACAATGACAGCGCCGGCTTTTAAGGCATCTATCCCCTTTTTCACTGCCTGACCGGAAAATATCAGGTTTTGTGCATAGTCAAAATCCGCCGTGGTGTGGATGGCCCTCTTGATAACCATTTCATTTTCAGGCTTCAGATGTATGCCCTGTAAGGACAGTTCCTCCTGTATGAGCTCAAAACTGCGCCTCTCAATATCTCCCGGCAATACCTGTTCCAACTGTATATCCGTCATCCGGCTTCTCCTCTCCTTTTTCTTTTGGGCTGATGCCCATGATTCTGTACACGGCATCCATGTCCAGATGTTCCCTGAGCGATTCCGCCAGCTTATCATACTGCTGTTCCCTGTAAGCGCGGTAATCCATATCCGCCGCCTGTTCCAGGCATAGGCCCTCTGCCGCGGCCAGGGCTTCTGCCACTGTCCTGGCTATTTGGGGGCTGTCAAAGATTCCGTGGATATAGGTACCGTAGATATTTCCCCTGTTCCACCCATCCATCCTGGCCTGTCTGGATAAAATCCTGTCCTTTCCCGTCTCCATCACATAGCCCAAAGGGCGGCATATTTCCGGTTCCCTGCGCCAGGAAACGATTCTGGCCGTGTCCGCGGCCCCCTCTTCCCGGTCAATGTACGTGCGGCCCATATGAATCTCATATCCCTCAATGGATTTTCCGGACAGTCCGCAAAGACAGCCGTCCAACTCGCCGAACGCGCCTTCCACCCGGGTCCTTATCTTTTCTTCCTCAAACTCCGTCTTAAGGGGAAGAAGGCCCATTCCGGCTGTCCGGGAAGGGAGGTCTGACTCCACCCCCATTGCATCCTCCAGCACCTCTCCCATCATCTGGTAGCCGCCGCAGATTCCCCACACAGGCACCTGACGGTCCGCCAGTTTAAGGATTGCAGCCTCCAGACCGTTCTGGCGCATCCAAAGCAAGTCATGGATGGTATTCTTGGTGCCGGGAAGGATAACCATGTCGGGGCTGCCAAGGTCACAGGCCTTTGTGACATAGCGCAGCGACACCCCCGGGATTCCTGAAAACACATTAAAATCCGTAAAATTTGATATACGCGGAAAACGAATCACTGCCAAATCCACCGCGGCAGGGGCTTTGCTCTTACCTGTCTCCAGCCGGCTGCTCAGGCTGTCCTCATCCTCGATGTCCACGTCCATGTAGGGTATCACTCCCACCACCGGTATATGGCACAGCTCCTCCAGCATGGAAATTCCGGGCTCCAGTATGGACCTGTCGCCTCTGAATTTGTTGATGATCAATCCTTTTACCCGCTTCCTCTCCTCCTCTGTCAGCAGGGACACCGTGCCATAGAGCTGGGCAAAGACACCGCCTCTGTCAATGTCCCCCACCAGAAGCACCGGGGCGTCCGCCATGTCCGCCATGCCCATGTTCACGATATCATCGGATTTCAGGTTAATCTCGGCCGGGCTTCCGGCGCCCTCTATGACGATGACATCGTACTGTTCCTCCAGCCGCCGGTAGGAGGCCATGATATCCGGCACCAGGGATTTCTTACAGGCGAAATAATCCCTGGCCTTCATATTGCCCCTGGAAATCCCATGGACGATAACCTGGCTTCCCACATCTGTGGTAGGTTTTAAAAGAATGGGATTCATGTCCGCATGGGGAACAATTCCAGCCGCCTCCGCCTGTACGGCCTGGGCCCGTCCCATCTCCAGCCCTTCCGGGGTTATGTAGGAATTAAGGGCCATGTTCTGGGATTTAAAGGGCGCTGTCCTGTAGCCGTCCTGGTGAAAAATACGGCACAGACCGGCTGCCAGGATGCTCTTTCCCGCATTGGACATGGTTCCCTGAATCATTATTGGCTTCGTATGTTCAGACATGGTTTCCTCCTCTCAAGCACCCGGGCCATTTCCCGGATAAGCTGTTCATTGTCCTGTCTCAGTTTAACACAGATACGGTAAAAGGATGAGTCCAGCCCCGGATAATTGGCACAGCTGCGAATCAGTATGCGGCGGCGCAGCAGTTCCTGGTAAAGACGGCCTTTCTCCAGAGTCCCGTCCTCTTTCCGGTCCCGAAAAAACAGATAATTGGCCTGTGAGGGATATACCTGAAAGCCCAGGTCATGGAGGGCGCCTGAAAGCCTCTCCCGTTCCCCCTTAATCACCTCTTTCGTGTGCTCCACAAAATCCGTCTCTCCAAGGGCCGCCACGCCGGCGCACTGGGCCGGCCCCGACACGGACCAGGGCTGGCGCACTGCCCGGAGCCGCTCCAGCAGGCTTTCGTCGCTGCACAGGCCGTAGCCCAGCCGCAGCCCTGCCATGGCGTACAGCTTTGTAAATGCCTTCAGCACAAACAGATGCTTAAACCGGGCCAGGCCGGGTATGACGGAATATGATTCCGAAGCATCCAGGAAATCGCAGAAGCATTCGTCCACTGCCAGATAAGCCCCCAGACGCTCACAGGTATCTGCCAGCTGCTCAACCTCTTCCTTTTTCACGGGTATTCCTGTGGGATTGTTGGGATTGCACAGGAACACCACATCGTAGGGCTCGCCTCTCTCTGCCGCCTCCCGGACACAGCCGCACATCCCCGCCGCATCCAGGGCAAATCCCGCATCCCACCTGAGATAATAATAGTCGGTCCTGCATCCCACCGACCTCAGCGCCTGCTCATACTCGGAAAAGGCCGGGGCTGTCACCAGCCCGCGCACAGGGCGCAGCGCGGCTGCCAGGCCGAATATCAAATCAGCTGCCCCGTTTCCGCAGATAATCCATTGTTCCTCCACCCCATGATGCCTGCCCAGGGCCTGTCTCAGCTTTTTGCACCGGCTGTCCGGGTACAGGCTGCAGACTTCCCTCTCCAGGCAGTCCCTCAGAGCCTGCCTGACCGCCTCCGGCATGCCAAGGGGATTGATATTGGCAGAATAATCCATCTGTATGTCCTGGCTGTATATGTCCCCGCCGTGTTGATATTCCATAATAACCTCCGTATGTCCTTTTTACATCTGTCATTCCAAACACGCACCGGCCGATATCACAAAAGCAAAATCATCACAGCCAGCCCAAAGACCATCATCCCCTCCGCAAAAAACATGAGATGGTTTGCACGCCTTATGTCCGACGGTTCAATTTTCCTGTGGTCATCCCCGATATACGGCTTTTTATGAAGGGTTCCGAAATACCAGGCATCCCCGGCCAGACGCAGATGAAGGGCGCCTGCGCAGGCAGCCTCACCGTGGGCAGAATTAGGGCTGGCATGGCGTTTCCTGTCCCGAAAGAACACCTTGCAGGCATGAGCCCCGTCCATGCCCGGCAAAACCCATGCACCCAAAACCATCAGTATACCGGTCAGCCTGGCCGGCGCCAGATTAAGCAGGTCGTCCAGCCTGGCTGCACAGCGCCCGAAATACAGGTACCTTTCATTTTTGTATCCCACCATGGAATCCATGGTGTTGACAGCCTTGTACAGCGTGCCTCCTGCCGGTCCCAGAAGAGCCATAAACAAAAGGGGGGCAATGACACCGTCAGAGGCATTTTCAGCCACTGTCTCCACTGCTGCCCTGGCAATTCCGCCCTCATCCAGCACCGAGGTATCCCTTCCCACAATCATGGATACGTTGTATCTGGCCTCCTCTGTGCGGCCTGCCTCCAGGCTGCGGCACACCTTCATGCTTTCTGTATACAGTCCCCTGGCAGCCAGCATGAAACTGCACAGGAACCCCTCTGCCAGCAGAAGTGCGGCCCAGGCCCAGGCAGGCCACAGAAGTTCCGCCGCGTGAACGATTGCCCATGGAATACACCACCATATCATACACATGGAGGCGGCAAGGATGGCCCCTGCCCGGGACTGCCCTTTCCTTCCCGTTCCCTCTGTCCATCTTCCGAGCCGCTGTTCCATCCCGGCAATCATGGTTCCCATAAGGCGCACCGGATGGGGAAGCCACAGAGGATCCCCTATGATCCAGTCAATCACACATCCCGCCAGCAGGGCCGCACCGTGAAATTTCCATAAATCCAGCCACGTCATATCCATGTCTACCTACCTCGTCATTTAATCCGCATCCCTATCCCGCAGCACACCCGCCACACTTCCTCCGCCTCCCCTGCAATCCGGCAGCACAACCGCCCCGTCTCCTCCCGGTACAGGCGTTCAAAGGCATCTGCGGGCACGATGCCGCAGCCTGTCTCGTCTGTCACCAGAACACGGTCCTCTGGTCCGGCAAACAGCTCCTCCAGAAGCTGTTCCGTGACCGGCCCCTCAGGTTCATGGCCGTAGGGGACCACGCTGCCCTCCATCACCCGCCTGACAAAGAGCTGGAAATCACGGCAGAACCTGCCGTCCATAAATTCCTCCCAGGAAGCCTCCGCGCCCTCTGTCCAAACAACGGGTTCTGTATCCTGTCCCCCCAGGTACTGCCTGACGAACTCCCTCTTTCCCTGGGAGCTTCCCCCTGTTACTAAAATCATTCCTACATTCCTCCCATCAAGCCTGCTTTAAAAAGGACTGTGGCCGCCGTCAGACCGGCCAGTTCGCAAACCTGCAGAAAGCATCCGGCCAAATCCCCCGTCACTCCGCCAAACTGTTTCACAGACATCCTGTAATACCATATAAACACGGCCAGGTGGGTCATAAGCAGGACTACTGCCAGTACCACCGCCCCGCGACAGCCCATCCGAGCGGCTGCAGCGCCTGTTACCAGGCAAATAAGCATCCACAGAAGCAGAACCAGGCTATCCGTCCTTTTTTTCGCTGCCCCGCCAAATCCGGCTGCCAGGCCCTGCTTTTTGGCCTGGGGAAATGTGACCACGGAAAGGCCGCTGAAGGCCCGCTCCATCACAAACACAAGGCAGGGAACCGCATAAAGAAAATATCTGTCCCTCATTTCCTCCCTCAGGACAAGGGACAGGTATTCATGAAAAACCCCCAGATAGAGCATCATGTAAACGCCAAAGGAAATGACCGCAAAAGCTCCCAGATGGGGGTCTTTCAGGATCTCCAGCTTTCTGCTTCTGTCACCATAGGAATGAACGGCATCCATGGTATCCAGAAAACCGTCCATATGAATTCCTCCGGTTACCAGCAGGGGAACGGCTGCCCCCACGAGAGCCGAAACGGCCGCGGACAGATTCAGCACATCCAGGGCAAGATGGAGCCAAAGGCCCAGGACCGCCCCCTGAGCAAGCCCCACCAGAGGAAAAAAGCACATGACATAGCGCATGCGCTCCCCGGTCCACTCCACGTTGGGCATGGGTATCTTGGAATACATGGAAACTGCTATGATACAGGAATAAAGTCCGTTCATTCTCCCTGACACTCCCTTCTTGTCAAGTCAGCCCCAACCGCTGCCTGTCCTGAGATGGGCTTCCAGAGCACGGGAATGCCGTGAACCAACTCCACCACCCGGTCCGCGGCAGATGCCAGCTTCTGATTCAGACAGCCCATGAGACGGATATACTCCATTGTTTCAGGTCCGTAACAGATTCCATCCCGGTCCACTTCATTGGTAACAATCACCATATCCCGAACCTGTCCGGCCAGGGAAATGATGTCCCCCGCAATCTTATGGGACAGGCATTGGATCGGACTGCCCTGCTGCTCTCCTGCCTCCGCTTCCCCTGTCTCCTCATCCTTAAACATCTCATTGGCCGCCAGGTTGGATACGCACTCCAGCAAAAGAGCCCGGTCTGCCCGGGATGAAGCGCCTGAACCGGCCTCATGTTCTTCAAACATCACCCTTCCCACATCCCGGGGCTTTTCGATGGTGATGAAGCCCTTTCCCTGTCGGAGCATACGGTGGCGCTCCACCTTATCCCTTCCCTCTTTTCCATATGCAATCATGGTAGCTACATAAAAACGGCGGGAACAGGAGGAGTCCAGAATAAGCCCTTCTGCATATTCTGATTTTCCGCTGCCGCTTCCGCCTGTCACCAGAGTAATCATCCTTGGTCTCCTATCTTCATGATATCCTGTTAATCCCAATCACACCAGATGCTCATAGGCATCCACATGGATCTCATCAAAGCTGCTCATCCGGGTGTACACAGACGCCGCCATATCTAAAAGCGGAAGCAGGGCCGCTGCGCCGGTGCCCTCCCCCAGACACATTCCCGCGGAAATAGCGGGCTTAAGGCCAAGGGCATCCAGGACCATTGTCCCGGCAGGCTCGGCTGAAACGTGGGAGGCCAGCAGATACTCTTTTACATCCGGGCTGATTCGGACGGCTGCCAGAGCGGCCACCCCTGTTATGAGTCCGTCCAGCACCACCGGCAGGCCGCAGGCCGCGCATCCAATGTAAAAGCCGGTCAGGGCCGCCAAATCCAAACCGCCCACTTTGGACAGCGCGTCCACCGGATCCTCTCCGGACGGCCTGTGAATGCGGATTCCTTCCCTTATGACCTGCACCTTGCGGTTGTAACCAGCCGTGGTCAGACCGGCCCCCCGGCCCGTCACCCGTTCGGGGTCCACATCCAAAAGTACGGAAAGAAGGGCGCTGCTGGTAGTGGTATTGCCAATTCCCATTTCTCCGGAGCCGGCCAGCACATAGCCCCTTTCTTTCAGCTCCACGGCCATATCTGCTCCTGCCTCCATGGCCTTCACCGTTTCCTCCCTGGTCATGGCAGGAGCCTCCAGGAAATCCTTTGTCCCATATGCCACTTTCCGGTTCACCACGCCGGGAACCGCGTCACGGCAGGCCATGCCCACATCCACAGGAATTACGTCAGCCCCTGCCTGACGGGCCATAAGGCATACACATGAATTTCCCTGAGCCATGTTCCCTGCCACAATGGCGGTAACCTCCTGTCCGGTCTGGGTCACGCCTTCCTTTACAATGCCGTTATCCCCGCACATGACCACAATAGCCCTGGGGTGCAGGCTGACTGCCAGGCTGCCGGATGCGGCGGCTATGCGTATGATATCCTCCTCCAGGACTCCCAGGCTTCCCAAAGGCTTGGCCACCTGGTCCCAGCGCCGCTCTGCCTGACGCCTGAGGGCCTGGCTGGCGGGCTTAATGCTCTTCATTGCTTCCTTCAATGTCATAGCTCATGTTCCTTTCCGTCTTGTTCTTCATCTTATTCCTTGCCTTATTCCTTGTCTCGTTCCTTTCCATATACCACGCACTGTCCGGCAAAGCTTTGAACCAGTTCGGGGCAGGAAGGATAATAGAGGTGGGGGAATCCGGCCATCACCCGTTTCACCGTTCTCATGCAGGACCAGTAACGGCCGCCGTTTGGCTTGACCGCCGTCATGCAAAATTCATCCTCCCCGCACCCGCAGTCCCAGTAATGAAATTCATGGCCTTTTATCTCTGCCCCCTCCTGAAGAAAGGGAAGGCTGCGATTGGGCCGCAGGGTTATGTATCCAAACCTGCCGGTTTTTCCGGCCCTGTATCCATGGCCCCTCAAAACACCTGCCATGGGATAATCCGTTCCGTCAGCCCCCTCCAGACGGTCCAGCAGATAGAGGTATCCGCCGCACT is a window of Enterocloster clostridioformis DNA encoding:
- a CDS encoding sensor histidine kinase, which encodes MLFEKQRVKLQKASIRYIIFIYFTLTALAASIFIGISLYSRLSGQMSATIREENQILINQITRSMEDYLRTVMKLSDSLYYGVVKNADLASGSIGSEMTLLYDNNKDNVENIALLSKEGKLLEAVPAARLKTNVDVTGENWFTSTLEKTENMHFSTPHVQYIFDGSENQYRWVISLSRAVEITQGPSTDQGVLLIDIRYSSLEQLFDGVNLGNGGYVYLISSSGEIIYHPQAQLIDSGIVRENNLEVSGLRDGNYRQTVDGEERTVTVKTVGYTGWKVVGVTPLDGVSLNNIKTKLLVIFMIAFVLFIMTIINSYISSRITDPIKELEKSVNEIEAGNLETEVRSGGSYEIQHLGNSIQNMARQIGRLMDDIVAEHESKRKSEFDTLQAQINPHFLYNTLDIIVWMIENENLTDAVRVVTALARFFRISLSRGKSIIAVRDELEHVRNYLMIQHMRYKNKFTYTVEAEDEVLDLASLKLILQPLVENAIYHGMEFMDGDGEIRIRAWRQDKDLFMSVSDNGLGMTREQVKRLFGDTDHVPSGRGSGIGVKNVHQRIRLYFGNGYGLEIQSEPDEGTTVTARLPAIPYGEVKKEGAYVK
- a CDS encoding response regulator, which codes for MDLYRIILVDDEEEVRQSIIRKIDWRGAGFCVVGDAENGEEALEKVEALEPDLILTDIRMPFMDGLSLAERVRQKYPSVKIVIFSGYDDFEYAKQAIKLNVTEYILKPVNVEELTAILKRIKSNLDDEIEQKRNVSLLRENYIRSLPILRDQFLNELVGSTVPGNVLKEKLAEYDIPLAGAKKWVAAAIDIEPEEIREGNMLPLHKERDLIPISVMQIVEEKLGNYCRSSVFTSSRTSWSELALIAAIDEDNSQTGLIDVLGDICKETKKILEVPITIGIGHSCQDLGEISGSYKAAVDALGYKAIVGAGSTIYINDVEPVSGGKLSFDSKDEAELIAAIKFGPREKIEEAVQAVMDKMSDAKVHFRQCQAYMLSVSSSIVQLIQQYDLDLEQLTEEGEEQGDTFAVIPRMMKKEDFAHWLLSAALRMNQAMNRERDNTMKQVIQKAREYIIDNYQDPDLSVEKICRQLHMSPAYFSTMFKKETGQAYTAYLTQVRLDKAVELLNKTDDKTYVIAAKVGYQEQNYFSYVFKKRFGVSPTKFRGAK
- a CDS encoding pectinesterase family protein, which gives rise to MTESDGQNEQEIRAIRLTVAQDGSGDYDTVGAALAALGDKEGPPARIYIKKGVYRERLEIKRPGITLEGQTAGGTVITCGLSAGMTMEDGSKRGTFRTYSVLVDTHDFTARNLTIENSAGPGEAAGQALALYADGDRILFKGCRLLGGQDTLFTGPLPPKEIEKNGFIGPKQFSPRINGRHCYRDCFIRGDIDFIFGSATAYFDRCELYSAGRDTERKGYVTAASTPRGQKYGYVFRNCRFTGNSSRESVYLGRPWRDYARTVLIDCYLGPHICREGWHDWDKKDARSTLFYGEYGNYGPGAAGREASEQGKRDRGTSRPDWVSMLTRDQIQDYTMEQVLGGTDGWNPGHIL
- a CDS encoding amidophosphoribosyltransferase — protein: MGGIFGVASKNSCTLDLFFGVDYHSHLGTKRGGMAVYGSQGFTRSIHNIENTPFRTKFDGDLDELEGTLGIGCISDTEPQPLLIQSHLGSFAITTVGKINNEAELVASAYENGHIHFMEMSHGRINATELVAALINQKSTLVEGLLYAQEKIEGSMSILLLTPEGIYASRDKFGRTPIVIGRKEDAYCASFESFAYINLGYTDYKELGPGEIVYMTPESAETVSPPREEMKICSFLWVYYGYPTSSYEGINVESMRYECGKLLAKRDDAQPEVVAGVPDSGIAHAIGYANESGIPFARPFIKYTPTWPRSFMPQNQGQRNLIARMKLIPVDALIRGKKLLLIDDSIVRGTQLGETTEFLYQSGAKEVHIRPACPPLMFGCPYLNFSRSTSELDLITRRIIRDREGDDVSRDVLNTYTDPDSANYKEMIEEIRKRLGFTTLRYHRLDDLVKSIGISPCKLCTYCWSGRK
- a CDS encoding precorrin-8X methylmutase — protein: MTDIQLEQVLPGDIERRSFELIQEELSLQGIHLKPENEMVIKRAIHTTADFDYAQNLIFSGQAVKKGIDALKAGAVIVTDTNMGLSGINKKRLSALGGEAFCFMADEDVALQAKEQGTTRAVASMEKAARLYGLQERPLIFAVGNAPTALVRIYELIEEGLAAPALVIGVPVGFVNVVQSKELILTLEDTPYIVAGGRKGGSNVAAAICNALLYQIPV